From Cryobacterium sp. GrIS_2_6:
TCGCGCAGACAGGCGACCTCATGCTCGGATCCGTCTCGCAACGCCCTGACCCTGAACGGATCGAACGCGGTATCGACCTCCTGAAGACCCTGGTCGCGCTAGCCCCGAAACGGGTGCGCCCCGCGCCACTGTGCATGCTCGCCTGGCTGTCGTGGGCGCTCGGGCGCAGCTCGGTCGCCGGGATCTTCATCGACCAGGCCCTGGCGATCGACCCGGAATACGGCATGGCCAGGCTGCTGCTCACCGTCGTCTCCGCCGGGCACCTGCCCGAGTGGGCGTTCGCGGTACCCGCCTGGGACCCGGAGGACGAGCCGGGTCGGCCCGGCCAACCCGGCTGACCCGGCGCGGGCCGGCTCCTCGCTACAGGTACTTCGGGGCCTCCGCGAGCACACCGTAGAGGATGTCGCCGATCTCCCGGAACTCGGACGGACCGATGGTCAGCGGGGGAGCGAGCTGCACGACGGGGTCGCCGCGGTCGTCGGCGCGGCAGTACAGCCCGGCGGAGTAGAGCGCCTTGGACAGGTAGCCGCGAAGCAAGCGTTCGGATTCCTCGTCGCTGAAGGTCTCCTTCGTGCCCTTGTCCTTGACGAGTTCGATCCCGAAGAAGTAGCCCGCGCCTCGCACGTCGCCGACGATCGGCAGCGCGAGCAGCTTCTCGAGCTCGGCGCGGAAGATCGGCGAGTTCGTGCGGACGTTCTCGTTGAGCCCTTCTTCCTCGAAGATGTCGAGGTTCGCGAGCGCGACCGCGGAGGAGACCGGGTGCCCGCCGAAGGTATAGCCGTGATAGAACGTCGTGTCGCCGTGCTTGAACGGCTCGTAGATGCGGTCGGAGACGATCGTCGCGCCGATCGGTGAGTAGCCGCTCGTCATGCCCTTCGCGCAGGTGATCATGTCCGGTTCGATGCCGAAGGTCGTCGAGGCGAACATGTTCCCGATCCGGCCGAAGGCGGTGATGACCTCGTCGGCGACGAGGAGCACGTCGTACTTGTCGCAGATCTCGCGCACGCGCTTGAAGTAGCCGGGGGGCGGCGGGAAGCATCCGCCGGAGTTCTGCACGGGCTCGAGGAACACGGCCGCGACCGTCTCAGGCCCCTCGAACTGGATCATCTCCTCGATCCGGTTCGCCGCCCAGAGGCCGAACTTTTCGATGTCGTCGCCGAAGCCGGAGCCCATCTCGTCCGCCCGGTAGAAGTTCGTGTTGGGCACCCGGAGCCCCCCGGGAGTGACCGGTTCGAACATTTCCTTCATCGCGGGGATGCCCGTGATCGCGAGGGCTCCCTGCGGGGTGCCGTGATAGGCGACGTTGCGCGAGATGACCTTGTGCTTGGTCGGGCGGCCCTGAAGCTTCCAGTAGTACTTGGCGAGCTTGAACGCGGTCTCGACGGCCTCGCCGCCACCGGTCGAATAGAAGACGCGGTTGAGGTCGCCGGGAGCGAACGAGGCGAGCCGGTCGGCCAGTTCGATCGCGTTCGGGTGCGCGTACGACCAGATCGGGAAGAACGCGAGTTCCTCCGCCTGCTTGGCGGCCGCCTGGGCGAGGCGCTTGCGCCCGTGTCCTGCATTGACCGTGAAGAGGCCGCTCAGGCCGTCGATGTACTTCTTCCCGTTCGAGTCCCAGATGTGGTGTCCGAGGCCCTTCGTGATGATCGGAACGCCCGCGCCGGATTCGACGACCGACTGGCGTGAGAAATGCATCCAGAGGTGGTCCTTGGCCTTCTGCTGCATGGCCGCGTTCTCGGCGTCCGTGTAGACGGTGGGCCCGGCATCCTCCGGCGTCGCCGCGGCATCGGCACCGGTTGCGTCAGCACTGACGACCGCGGGCGACGCGGGAACGGATTCGAGCAAGGGTTCTGAGAGTGTCATTTTTTACCGTGTTCCCCAGTTGTAGAACTGTTTGTGGAGTTTGAGATAGACGAATGTTTCAGTGGACCTGACCCCGTCGAGGTTGCGGATCTGGGAGTTGAGCAGGTCGAGGAGCTCATCGTCGTCCTCGCAGACGACCTCGACGAGGATGTCGAAGGAGCCTGCCGTCAGCACGACGTAGTCAACGGCCGGCATCGCGGCGAGCAGGTCCGCCAGCATCCGGGTGTCTCCCGAGGCACGGATGCCGATCATGGCCTGGCGGAAGAAACCGAGCTGCATCGGGTCGGTGACGGCCACAACCTGCATGACCCCGCCATCCGTGAGCTTCTGCACCCGCTGGCGCACGGCGGCCTCGCTGAGCCCGACGGCCTTGCCGATCTCCGCGTACGACCGGCGCCCGTCGACCTGCAATTGCTCAATGATTTTCTTCGAGACATCATCGAGGGGTACCGGCTTGCCCGGCGTGGTACGTCCGTTTGCGACCATCCAGCGATTATGCCAGCGAGACCCTGCCCCGGCAAGCGATTCCGCAGCTTTTCACGGCAAACGCTGCGGATTCCATATCTTTGAGGGTTTTGGCGGTGCGTGGGGCCTCCCCGCGCCGAACGGCGGATCCGCGTACTCGGGATACGGTGAAGACCCTACGAGGACGAAGGGAGTCCCATGGGCCGAGAGTGGATGTTCGTGGCCGGCCGCTCCTTCATCGCCGCGGTCCCCGTCGACGCGCCCCGTGGTCTCGTCACGGCGCTCTCGAGCAGGGCCGGAGACGCCTGCGTCTCGGCCGAGGCGCTCGTCGGACTGTTGCCGCTCGGTGGCTCCGACGCTCTCGAGTCCTTCGCGCTCGTGATCCGTGCAGCGGCGGATGAGTCCGCCGTGACCGTCGTCGTGCGCGGACCGGTCGCCGTCGACGTGTTTTCGGTCGGCGGTTCACGACGCTTCACAGACCAGGGCATCCGGCCCTGGAACCTCGCCGATTTCTCCGCAGTGACCGGCGTCGTCATCGGTTCCCCGGACACGGCGGCGCTCGCCGCAGTGCCCGGCGGAAGCGAAACCGGGAACGCACAGGGCACAGCGGTCGGCCGGACGGTGCGCTGGTCGCCAGGCGGCCTGCCGGCCGAAACGGACGACACCGCGATGCGGCTGCCGGAGGACACCGTGATCCACAGGCCGGACGACACGGTGATCCGCGGGGCGGACGACACGGTGATCCGCGGGGCGGACGACACCGTGCTCCGAGGGGCGGACGACACCGTGCTCCGAGGGGCGGACGACACCGTGCTCCGCGGGGCGGACGACACCGTGATCCGAGGGGCGGACGACACGGTGAGCAGCCCGCAGAATGACACCGAGGACACCGCGACCGGCGCGGCCCTCCGTCCTCCACTCGCCCGGTTCCGGCTGTCCGACGGCCGTGAGTTCCCTCTCGACCGTCCATACCGGCTCGGCAGGCGCCCGGCACAGCCGCGCATCCCCGTCGGACCGAGCATCACTCTCGTGGCCGTCGTCTCTGCCGGCTCGCTCGTGTCCGCGACCCACGTCGACATCCGGCAGGTTGGGGACGTCATCGTCGTCACTGACGCGGGCTCCCGGAACGGCACCATTGTGGTCTCCGCGGACGGGCGCAAGGAACGGCTCCGTCCCGGCGATTCCCGAACTGTGCCTCCGGGTACGAGAATAGACATCGGGGACGATAACATCATCGAGATCATCCCGGCGAGCGGCACCGAGTCGGCTCCGTATTTCCCAGCACATCGTGGAAGGCACCACCCGTGACCCAGATTGGTCAAGGCTCAGGCGGATTCGAGGTCGCTTTCCCCTCGGTGAAGAAAACGGTCTCGCTCGCGTGGGCCGCACTCACCGACACCGGGCATCGCCGCGAAGTCAATGAAGACAGCCTGATCTCCGCGCCGCCCATTTTCGCGGTCGCGGACGGCATGGGCGGGCATTCCGCGGGCGACGTCGCGAGCGCGGCCGTCGTGCACCGGCTCGGCGAACTTGCCGGGCGGGACTCGCCGCAGAATGCGGCCATCAACGCGGCACTCGGCCTCGCGGTCACGGACATGGCGTCCGGTGTCGGCGTGACCGACCTGGGCACAGGGACCACGGTGACGGGAGCGGCACTCACCCTCGTGTCCGGCGCTCCCCAGTGGGTCGTCTTCAACATCGGCGACTCCCGGGTCTACCTGCTCACCTCCGGTGTGCTCGAACAGATCACCATCGACCATTCCGTCGTGCAGGAACTCGTCGACGCCGGCCGGATCACCCGCGACGAAGCGGATGTCCATCCGCACGGCAATATCATCACCCGCGCAGTCGGGTTCCACGAGGCGCCCGTCCCCGACTACCGTGTGCTGCCTGTGCACCCGGGGATGCGCCTCCTGATCTGCTCAGACGGGTTGACCAAGGAACTCACCGCATACGGCATCCGGCATTTCCTGATCTCGAACCCGGACCCGGACGACGCGGCGAAGGCGCTCGTCGAGGCCGCGCTCGAGAACGGCGGTCGCGACAACGTGACGGTGATCGTCCTCGACGTCCTCGATATCGAAGACAGCGAAGACAGCGAAGACAGCGAAGAACGTGAAGAGGACGTGGGGACCGGCGGCCCGTCCGACTCGCAGGACGCCGACACCGGCCCGCTCGACATCGTCCATCTCGACACGAACTGAGTTCGACACCCCCTGAGTTGGGGGAGCAGCATCCCGGACACGTGCGGGGCAACTGCATAAACTTGAGTGACGCCAGTCGTGATACCCGTTCGATGCGCGTTCACGGACCAGTTCAGGGACCATTGGCGAGAGCGAGACGGGGAGGCCGCGATGCAGCGACGATTACCGTCGATGCCCCCGAACCTGCCGGGGTTCTCCTACCTCCGGGTGCTCGGCTCCGGAGGCTTCGCCGACGTCTTCCTCTACCAGCAGGACCTTCCGCGCCGACAGGTCGCGGTCAAGGTGCTCCTCGCCGAGGTCGTCAACGACCAGGTCCGGCAGCTGTTCCAGGCCGAGGCCAATCTGATGGCCTCGCTGAGCTCGCACCCGTCGATCCTGACCGTGTTCCAGGCCGGCGTCTCGGCGGACGGACGCCCGTACCTCGTGATGGAACAGTGCTCTCCCGCGCTCAGCCAGCGCTACCGCGCGGAGCCACTCGGCGTCCCTGAGGTGCTCCAGGTCGGCATCACCATCGCGAACGCCGTCCAGGCCGCGCACCAGGCCGGCATGCTGCACAGGGACCTCAAACCCTCGAACATCCTCGTCACCCGCTACGGGCACGCCGTGCTCGGCGACTTCGGCATCGCGGCCACGGTGAGCGAAGCCAGAAACGTCGAAGCGGTCGGGCTGTCCATCCCCTGGTCCGCTCCGGAAGTCCTCCTCGACGAGGTGTCAGGCTCCGTCGCCTCCGAGGTCTGGTCCCTCGGCGCCACCCTGTACTCCTTCCTCGCCGGTCATTCGCCGTTCGAGATTCCCGGCGCCGAGAACAGCTCGGCCCATCTCATCTCCCGCATCAACAAGGCCAGGGTCCCGGCGATCGGCCGGGCGGATGTCCCGAGCAGGCTCGAGCTCATCCTCCAGCGTGCGATGTCCCGGCGGCCAGAGTCGCGCCAGGGCAGCGTGCTCGAGCTCATCAGGGAGCTGCAGTCGGTCGAGGGCGAACTGGGTCTCCTCCCCACCCGGCTCGAAGTCGCCGACGAGGACTGGGCCGCTGAGAACGGCGTCGACGACGACGACCGCACCCGGATCTCGGCCGTGAATTCGATCAATGCCTACCAGGAGCCGCGCCGCCGCCGCGTGAATCAGGCGCCGCGAGGGCGCCGTTCGGCGGCCGGTGCGCTCGCCGACACCTCCGGCGCGCGCAGCCCGTCCGGTTTCGACGCTTCGGCGGGGACTGCGGGCAGCGTGGGCACGGCCAGGGGCACGTCCCGCAGCACAGCCAGGGGTTCCGTGCAAGGGGGTTGGCGGCGTTCGGCGCTCGTCTGGGCTCTCGTTGCGGCATCCGTCGTCATCGTCGTACTCGCCGTCGTGACGGCGTCGGCGCTCTCGCACCAGGCGACGCCAGGGCTGCCGACCGTGAGCAACGTCTCGGGGGAGCTGCGGGACGGTATGGTCGTGTTCGGCTGGGCGGACCCCGGCATCGCCCAGGGGGACAGCTACGTGATCACCCTCCGCACCGGTGAGAGCAGCATCCAGAAGGGCACTGAGTTCAGCGTCGACCCGCACGGACAGGCCAGGGTCTGCGTAAGCGTCGCCGTGAACCGGGACGGGCGCACCGGGGGCGCGAGCGGCGAGAAGTGCGTCGACGCCGGCGGATCAGTGACCGGCAGCGCGCGCGGCGACCTGACCCGAGGCGGCGACGCTTCGTGATCCGTCTCTGGGTCTCCCGCCAGTTCGCTGCGCACCGCTCGGCGTGGGCGACGGCCCTCGGCGGAACGCTCGTCCTCGCCCTCGTCGTGACGACCGCTGTCGTGTCCGGCGGATACACCGCCCAGCGTCTTGACCTCGGCGATGCCGCCGTCTGGGTCACCAACGAGACCCGCCAGGCTGTCGGCCGGGCGAACACGGCGGTGATGGAGCTCAACACGGTCGTGACGAGCGAGAGCTCAAATCTCGACGTGCTCCAGTCCGGAGCGACGGTCCTCGTGCTCGACACCGGCAACAGCTCCCTCGATATCCTGGACCCGGCCACGGCAACCATCGTGCGCAGCGTGGCACTGCCGCCCCGGGCGCCCGCCGTGTTCCTCGCTGGAACCCGCACCCTGATCGCCTCGAACGGCGAGGTCTGGGAGACCCCGACGAGCCGGCTCGCGAGTTTCGACACGGCGACCGCGCCGACGCTCTCCCTCGGCGCCGGCTCGGTCGTGAGCGTCGACGACACCGGAACCCTGGTCTCATTCACGCCCGCGACGGGCGCCCTCGCCCAGGCGCCCTCCGGAAGCGGAACGGTCACCTCGAGCCAGACGCTCAACGCCGGATCGCCGGGCGACGATTACCAGCTGACGAGCGTGAACGGCGCCTGGGCGCTGCTCAACGCGACCTCGCGGCACCTGTTCCTCGATGGCAGGGACGTCGACCTGTCCGGGTTGATCATCGACGGCACCGCCCCCGCCCTGCAGCAGCCGAGTCTCTCCGGCTCCCGGGTGCTGATCGCCCACGAGCGGGGGCTCGTCGCCGTCCCACTCTCCGGCGGCGCCCCGACCGTGCTCGTCAGCGGCCGGAACGGTACCGCGGCGGCCCCGGACACCGCCGGACAGTGCGCCTATGCTGCCTGGTCGGACGGAACGGTCTGGCGCGACTGCGGCGACGCCGGGTCAGGCGGCTCGGCGTCTGGAGCGTCCGGAGGCTCCCGTGGAACGCAATCCGGCACGACGACGACCCTCACCGGGCTCAACGGCAACGCCAGACTCGCCTTCCGGCGCAACGGCACCGGGCTCGTGCTGAACGATGCGCACAACGGTTCCACCTGGGCGGTCCAGCGCGACAATCAGCTGATCGACAACTGGGCCGACCTGATCGACACGGCCCCGGACACCCAGCGCATCGAGACCAACGGCGACGACACCCCTCCGGTCTACGACAAGGTGCAGGCCCCGCCCGTGGCCGTGGACGACTCCTTCGGAGCCCGGCCCGGCCGGATCGTGACCCTCCCTGTGCTCCTCAACGACTCCGATCCCAACGGGGACGTGCTCGTGATCGAATCGGTCACACCGATCGACGCGACCGACGGCCGGCTTGAACTCGTCGGCAACAACCAGCAGGTGCAGCTCACCGTCGCGGAGGCGGCAACCGGTCAGATCCGCTTCGGGTACACGATCAATGACGGCCGTGGCGGGAGCGCATCCGCAACCGTCACCGTCACTCTCCGGGCGCCGGGGGAGAACTCCGCTCCCGAGCAGGTTCGAACCACCCACGCGACCGTGCGGGCAGGCGGCCGGGTGACAAGCCAGGTGCTCGGCGACTGGATCGACCCCGACGGCGACCCGGTCTACCTCGCCGCAGCGTCCGCCGCCGGCCCCGACCTGCTGAGCTTCACCCCCGCAGGCGCCGTCGTGTTCACGGATGCCGGCATGAACGCCGACGACAAACGGGTCGGCCTGAGCGTCTCCGACGGCCGTCTGCTCGGCACGGGCTCGCTCACCGTCTCCGTGCGCGCGAGCGGCGCCGTGCCGATCGTCGCGGACTCCTTCATCGTGCTCGCGACTGCGGGGGCCGAGGTCTCGGTGTCCCCGCTCGACCACGCCCGCGGCGGGTCGGCGCCGCTGCGACTTTCGAGCGTCCCTGCCAAGCCGGATGCCACGATCACCCCCGACTTCGCCTCCGGTGCGTTCCGGTTCCTGAGCAGCACGCCGGGGGTCCACGAGATCGAGTACTCGGTCACCGACGGGCAGCTCACCGCGACGGGAAGGGTGCGCGTCGACGTCGCTCCCGCCGCCGACGCCAACAGCACCCCCGTCACCGTTCCCCACACGGCCTTCATCCGTGGCCAGCAGGCCACCCTCGTCGACGTGCTCGCGACCGACTTCGACCCTGCGAACGGGGTGCTGCTGGTCACAGGGACGATGAACGTGCCGGCGTCGAGCGGTATGCGGATCGAGATCCTCGACCAGCGGATCCTCCGGGTCACCCTGACCCGTCCGCTGCCGGACGGCGGGCTCAGCTTCGGGTATCGGATCAGCAATGGGCTCGCCGATGCCGAAGGCACCGTCACCGTCGTCGAAATCCCCGCGCTCGGTCAGAAACAGGCCCCGATCGCCGTTGCGGACACCGCGACCGTCCGGGTCGGCGACACCATCGACATCCCGGTCCTCGCGAACGACGAACAGCCGGACGGTGACTCGCTGACCCTGGACCCTGTCCTCGCCTCCGGCCTGCCAGCCGGAGCAGGCCTGCTCTTCGCCGCGGGCACCGTGCTGCGTTACCTCGCGCCGACCACTCCCGGCACGTACTCCGCGGTGTACCGGGTGAATGCCCCCGACGGCCAGTATGCCAACGCGGAGGTGCGCATCTCGGTGCGCGAAGCCGACCCGAGCACCAACAATCCTCCCGTCCCGAAGACGGTGACCGCGCGGGTGCTCTCCGGCGGCACCGTCGAAGTGTCGATCCCGCTGACCGGGATCGACCCTGACGGCGACTCGGTCCAGCTCGTCGGCCAGGAGACCAACCCGGAGAAGGGATCCGTCACCGCGGACGGGACGGACACGTTCCGATACCAGGCCGGGGAATACTCCGCAGGGACCGACACGTTCAGCTACGCCGTCGTCGATGCCCTCGGCGCTCGGGCGATCGGCACCGTGCGGATCGGGATCAGCCCGCGCCTCGACGGCGCCCGCAACCCTGTCGCGGCCCCCGACGACGTCGTGGTGCGTCCGGGAAGCACCGTCTCCGTGCACGTGCTCGCGAACGACTCGGACCCCGACGGCGGCCGGCTCACGATCAGCGGCGTCGAACCGAGCGGCACCCCGGCCGACCTCGCGGCCGACCACGGCACGGCCATGATCGCCGGGGACACCATCGCGGTCACGGCGCCCGCGACACCCGGCCGGTTCGGCTTCATCTACGAGATCAGCAACGAGCGCGGCGGCACCAGCTCGACTTTCCTCACCGTCGTCGTGCGTGCGGATGCCCCGCGTGCCAGGCCAGAGGCCAGGGACACCCACTTGACCCTCTCCGACGTGCTCGCGGGCGGCACCGTCGACGTCGACGTTCTCGCAAACGTGACCTTCGCCGACGGGCCGGCGCGCGGCCTGGCGCTGAGCGTCCCCGAGTCCTGGGCCGACTCCGCGAGGGTCACAGACGCCAAGCGCGTCCGGGTGACCGTGCACGCCACGAGCCAGATCATCCCGTTCCAGGTCGCGAACCCCGACGACGCGAGCATCACCGCCCTCGCGTTCATCTGGGTGCCGGGGTACACCGACGCCCTGCCGCAACTGCGGAAGGGTGTTCCCGCGCTCACTGTCGCGAGCGGCGCTAACCTCACCATCCCGATCAACGACTACGTCGTCGCCGTCGGCGGCAAGCAGGTGCGCCTCACCGACCGGAGCCTCGTGCACGCCACCCGGTCCAACGGTGCAGACCTCGCCACCTCGGACACGAGCATCGCCTTCACGAGCGCGGACCAGTACTACGGTCCGGCCTCGGTGTCGTTCGTCGTCACTGACGGCACCGGCGCAGGAGACCCGGCCGGCCACACTGCCACGATCGTGCTCCCGATCACGGTGACGCCGCAGGCGAACCAGCCACCGGCCTTCGACGGCGCCGTACTCGACTTCGAACCCGACCAGACCAAGGTCATCGACCTGTCCAAACTGACCTCCTACCCGTACCCGAACGACCAGGCCTCCCTCGTGTACGCGGTGCTCGACCCGAAACCGGCCGGATTCGACTACTCCCTCGATGGCCAGCAGCTGACCCTGCACGCCAGGACAACGACGCTGCCTGCCTCGGGTGGGCAGGGCGGCCACGGGTCCATCACGATCGGCGTCTCGGCCGGCGGTACGCCCGGCCGGGCCGGGCGCATCGAGATGAGTGTCGTCGCGTCGACCCGGCCGCTTGCCATTCCGGCGGCGGATGTCGCGATCGCCCCCCGCGCCCAGACGACCGTCGTCGACGTGCTCGCCAACGACGGCGCGGCCAACCCGTTCCCACAGGTCCCGCTCCGGGTCGTCGCCGTGCGCGGACTCGGCGGTGCCGGGATCCCCGCCGGAGTCAGGATCACCCCGAGCGCCGACAACAGCACACTCAGCGTGCAGGTCGCAGCGAACGCCGCCGCGGCGGACACGAACCTCGAGTACGAGGTCGCCGACGCGACGAACGACCCGAACCGGTACGCCTGGGGCACCGTGCGGATCTCGGTTCAGGACCGGCCGGACCCGGTGACGAGCCTCTCCGTGACCGGGTTCTCGGACACCCGTCTCGCGGTCGCCTTCAACCCCGGCGCCGCGAACAACTCCGCCGTCACCGGCTACGAGATCACCCTCGTGACTGCCGTGACGGGCGCAGCGATCAGCACCACCACCTGCCAGGCGACCTCGTGCACGGTTCCGACCGGCGGTAACGGGCGGGCCAACGCGGTCCGGGTCTCGGTCGCAGCGCGCAACGGCCTCGGCCTCGGCGCGACGACCGCGCTCGCGGACACCGTCTGGTCCGATGTCGTGCCGGCGGCGCCCGGGAATCTCACGGCCGCGCCGCTCAACGGTGGCCTGACGATCAGCTGGGCACCCGTTCCGAACGGTGCGGGTTCCCCGATCGCGGACTACCTGGTCACAGTCAACGGCACGACCCAGCCCGCCGTGAGCGCGACGGGTCCTGGCTGCGGGACCACCCGGTGCTCGCTCACGGTGAACGGCCTCGCCAACGGCACTGACGTTCCGGTGAGCGTGAGCGCCCGTAATGAGTCATATCCCGCCCTCTCGGCGTGGACATCCGCTTCGACCCAGGGCACGCCATACGGTGCGCCGACAGCCGGCGCGGTCTCCGCATCGGCCGGTGCCGCCGGCACCGTCCACGTCGCATGGGATGCCTTCTCCGGTTCCGGCGACCCCGTCGGCGGGTACTACGTGCAACGTCTCACGAACGGTACGGTGCCGACGGGGAACCAGGCGTGCACGGTCACGTCCCCGGCCCCCGGCACCGTCGTCGTCCCCCACACGGGCGCGAACGTCGCCGAGATCAAGGCTCTCGGAGCAGGCGCCACGAGCGTCGACTTCACCGGGCTCACCTCGGACACCGCGTCATACTCCTTCGTGGTCTGGGGATACAACAGGGCCGGCTGCAGTAACAGCCAGGTCACCACCGTTCAGGTGCAGTCGACTCCCGGCGCGGTCACCGACCCGGGAGCCTCGATGGGGATGCACGACACGGCGTACGACCTGCAGATCACGCCGGTGAGCCCGGGCGCCGGCGTCACGGGCTATGAAGTCCGGGCCGTCGACGCCGCGACGGGGACCCCCGGCGCGAGCACGACCTTCACCGGGACCGCCCTGCCACGCCAGCTGCTGAGCCCGACGGTCTTCGGCGCACCGTTCAGCTACCAGGTGCGCGCGTGTGACACCACGGCCACCTGGGGCACCTGTGGGGCCTGGTCTGCGACGATGACGGCACCGGCGGCATCCGTCAGCCTCGCCGTGACCGGCCTGGCCTACGACCCGGCAACAGGCGTATTCGGCTGGACGAACGGCCCGAACAACGGCAGCCACACCACCGGATACAGCTGTTCGGTGCCGACGGACCCGGGTGCGGCGCCCGTGCCTGGCGGCCCAACGAGCTGCACTCTCGCCGCTCCTGCAGCAGCAGGCACGGCCCGCCTCACTGTTTCCGTCGACCTCGGGCTCGGCGCGGGCAACCCGGTGTACAACTACGACCGATGAGATCGATGAGACTGTTGAGACTGTTCCGATGAAGACCCGAAAGACACTGAGATGACTATCCCAAGGACCGGCCCGATGAATGCCCCGACGAACTCGACCGAGCAGGCGGCCGCCGCCACGATGACCGCAGGGGAGGCCGCGCAATTCGCCGAGG
This genomic window contains:
- a CDS encoding Ig-like domain-containing protein, yielding MIRLWVSRQFAAHRSAWATALGGTLVLALVVTTAVVSGGYTAQRLDLGDAAVWVTNETRQAVGRANTAVMELNTVVTSESSNLDVLQSGATVLVLDTGNSSLDILDPATATIVRSVALPPRAPAVFLAGTRTLIASNGEVWETPTSRLASFDTATAPTLSLGAGSVVSVDDTGTLVSFTPATGALAQAPSGSGTVTSSQTLNAGSPGDDYQLTSVNGAWALLNATSRHLFLDGRDVDLSGLIIDGTAPALQQPSLSGSRVLIAHERGLVAVPLSGGAPTVLVSGRNGTAAAPDTAGQCAYAAWSDGTVWRDCGDAGSGGSASGASGGSRGTQSGTTTTLTGLNGNARLAFRRNGTGLVLNDAHNGSTWAVQRDNQLIDNWADLIDTAPDTQRIETNGDDTPPVYDKVQAPPVAVDDSFGARPGRIVTLPVLLNDSDPNGDVLVIESVTPIDATDGRLELVGNNQQVQLTVAEAATGQIRFGYTINDGRGGSASATVTVTLRAPGENSAPEQVRTTHATVRAGGRVTSQVLGDWIDPDGDPVYLAAASAAGPDLLSFTPAGAVVFTDAGMNADDKRVGLSVSDGRLLGTGSLTVSVRASGAVPIVADSFIVLATAGAEVSVSPLDHARGGSAPLRLSSVPAKPDATITPDFASGAFRFLSSTPGVHEIEYSVTDGQLTATGRVRVDVAPAADANSTPVTVPHTAFIRGQQATLVDVLATDFDPANGVLLVTGTMNVPASSGMRIEILDQRILRVTLTRPLPDGGLSFGYRISNGLADAEGTVTVVEIPALGQKQAPIAVADTATVRVGDTIDIPVLANDEQPDGDSLTLDPVLASGLPAGAGLLFAAGTVLRYLAPTTPGTYSAVYRVNAPDGQYANAEVRISVREADPSTNNPPVPKTVTARVLSGGTVEVSIPLTGIDPDGDSVQLVGQETNPEKGSVTADGTDTFRYQAGEYSAGTDTFSYAVVDALGARAIGTVRIGISPRLDGARNPVAAPDDVVVRPGSTVSVHVLANDSDPDGGRLTISGVEPSGTPADLAADHGTAMIAGDTIAVTAPATPGRFGFIYEISNERGGTSSTFLTVVVRADAPRARPEARDTHLTLSDVLAGGTVDVDVLANVTFADGPARGLALSVPESWADSARVTDAKRVRVTVHATSQIIPFQVANPDDASITALAFIWVPGYTDALPQLRKGVPALTVASGANLTIPINDYVVAVGGKQVRLTDRSLVHATRSNGADLATSDTSIAFTSADQYYGPASVSFVVTDGTGAGDPAGHTATIVLPITVTPQANQPPAFDGAVLDFEPDQTKVIDLSKLTSYPYPNDQASLVYAVLDPKPAGFDYSLDGQQLTLHARTTTLPASGGQGGHGSITIGVSAGGTPGRAGRIEMSVVASTRPLAIPAADVAIAPRAQTTVVDVLANDGAANPFPQVPLRVVAVRGLGGAGIPAGVRITPSADNSTLSVQVAANAAAADTNLEYEVADATNDPNRYAWGTVRISVQDRPDPVTSLSVTGFSDTRLAVAFNPGAANNSAVTGYEITLVTAVTGAAISTTTCQATSCTVPTGGNGRANAVRVSVAARNGLGLGATTALADTVWSDVVPAAPGNLTAAPLNGGLTISWAPVPNGAGSPIADYLVTVNGTTQPAVSATGPGCGTTRCSLTVNGLANGTDVPVSVSARNESYPALSAWTSASTQGTPYGAPTAGAVSASAGAAGTVHVAWDAFSGSGDPVGGYYVQRLTNGTVPTGNQACTVTSPAPGTVVVPHTGANVAEIKALGAGATSVDFTGLTSDTASYSFVVWGYNRAGCSNSQVTTVQVQSTPGAVTDPGASMGMHDTAYDLQITPVSPGAGVTGYEVRAVDAATGTPGASTTFTGTALPRQLLSPTVFGAPFSYQVRACDTTATWGTCGAWSATMTAPAASVSLAVTGLAYDPATGVFGWTNGPNNGSHTTGYSCSVPTDPGAAPVPGGPTSCTLAAPAAAGTARLTVSVDLGLGAGNPVYNYDR